A stretch of the Kiloniellales bacterium genome encodes the following:
- a CDS encoding amino acid ABC transporter permease: MLDLFREFFVQLAEDHPRWNFIFFYDARQWSRILEGLYYTLILSLACIVFSVVIGIVGAWAQGSPLRWLRTLVQGYIQFFRNTPPFVQLLFFYFALGQFTPTYSPDGWLEYPIISNVGWAVISLSFFAGAFNVEIFRAGIEAVPESTQEAATSLGFTRLQTYAEVVLPLAFRVSLPALNNNLVNLVKTTTQAFAIAVPELLYQCVSIWNDYPSAQYPTMLLLFVVYIGLVGILVYGMHRWESAMKIPGYGAGA, from the coding sequence ATGCTCGATCTCTTCCGCGAATTCTTCGTCCAGCTTGCGGAGGACCATCCGCGCTGGAACTTCATCTTCTTCTACGATGCGCGCCAGTGGAGCCGCATCCTCGAGGGGCTCTACTACACCCTGATCCTGTCGCTCGCCTGCATCGTCTTCTCGGTGGTCATCGGGATCGTGGGCGCCTGGGCCCAGGGCTCGCCGCTCCGCTGGCTGCGGACCCTGGTCCAGGGCTACATCCAGTTCTTCCGCAACACCCCGCCCTTCGTGCAGCTGCTGTTCTTCTACTTCGCGCTCGGCCAGTTCACGCCGACCTACTCGCCTGACGGCTGGCTGGAATACCCGATCATCTCGAACGTCGGCTGGGCCGTGATCTCCCTGTCCTTCTTCGCCGGGGCCTTCAACGTCGAGATCTTCCGCGCCGGGATCGAGGCGGTGCCGGAGTCGACCCAGGAAGCGGCCACCTCCCTGGGCTTCACGCGCCTGCAGACCTACGCCGAGGTCGTGCTGCCCCTGGCCTTCCGGGTCTCCCTGCCGGCGCTCAACAACAACCTGGTCAACCTGGTGAAGACCACGACCCAGGCCTTCGCCATCGCCGTGCCTGAGCTGCTGTACCAGTGCGTATCGATCTGGAACGACTATCCGAGCGCGCAGTACCCGACCATGCTGCTGCTCTTCGTCGTCTACATCGGCCTCGTGGGCATCCTCGTCTACGGCATGCACCGCTGGGAGTCGGCGATGAAGATCCCGGGCTACGGGGCCGGCGCATGA
- a CDS encoding transporter substrate-binding domain-containing protein: protein MKKAIKAGLVAGALTAVATTAVQAAQCSNDTWKKVMERGKIVVGVKADYKPWGFRDENGNLVGMEADMAQDVADAMGVELELVPVQSSNRMQFLEQGKIDLMIATMSDRKDRREIVGIVQPNYYTSGTNVMSPKALGLKTWEDLRGKPVCGKQGAFYNQIVEERYDAEVVAFVGNAEAKQALRDKKCIAWVYDDSSIMSDLASGNWDEFEMPLASEDDNPWGLAVPLAEKDCVFGRFMSGMQYNWLQSGRLIELEKKWGIQGTAFLEAQKERLADWLAE, encoded by the coding sequence ATGAAGAAGGCAATCAAAGCAGGCCTTGTCGCCGGGGCCCTGACCGCGGTCGCCACGACCGCGGTGCAGGCTGCGCAATGCAGCAACGACACCTGGAAGAAGGTGATGGAGCGCGGGAAGATCGTGGTCGGCGTCAAGGCCGACTACAAGCCCTGGGGCTTCCGGGACGAGAACGGCAACCTGGTGGGCATGGAAGCGGACATGGCCCAGGACGTCGCCGATGCCATGGGCGTCGAGCTGGAGCTGGTCCCGGTGCAGTCGTCGAACCGCATGCAATTCCTGGAGCAGGGCAAGATCGACCTGATGATCGCCACCATGTCCGACCGCAAGGACCGGCGCGAGATCGTCGGCATCGTGCAGCCCAACTACTACACCTCGGGCACCAACGTCATGTCGCCCAAGGCGCTGGGCCTGAAGACGTGGGAAGACCTCCGCGGCAAGCCGGTCTGCGGCAAGCAGGGCGCCTTCTACAACCAGATCGTGGAGGAGCGCTACGACGCCGAGGTCGTGGCCTTCGTCGGCAACGCCGAGGCCAAGCAGGCGCTGCGCGACAAGAAGTGCATCGCCTGGGTCTACGACGACTCCTCCATCATGTCCGATCTCGCCTCCGGCAACTGGGACGAGTTCGAGATGCCGCTGGCCTCCGAGGACGACAACCCCTGGGGCCTGGCCGTTCCGCTCGCGGAGAAGGACTGCGTCTTCGGCCGCTTCATGTCCGGCATGCAGTACAACTGGCTCCAGTCCGGCCGGCTGATCGAGCTCGAGAAGAAGTGGGGAATCCAGGGGACCGCCTTCCTGGAGGCACAGAAAGAGCGCCTCGCCGACTGGCTTGCGGAATAG